The window TGGAGAGCACGAGAGATTCCGCGTGTTCCCTCCCCCAGCTCCCACGGCCGCACAGCTCATCCTCCTGGCTCGCTGCCGCGCCACCACCCAACAACCCCCGCGCGGCCCGGCGGGGGcctgcgcctgcgcgcgctCTCGGATCCCCTCCGCTAGGACACGCCCAGCGGCATGTGATCCCCCGCATTGACAAGCCGCCGCTCCGCATGTGGCTGCCACGGCGGAGAGGCTGCAAGCGAGCGGTGAGACGACCGTCCCGGCTCGCGCCCGCGCTGTCATTGTGTCGCGCCGCGATCGAGACATGCGCGCGCGCGTCGTGCCCGGCCGGAAAGAGGGCCGGTTCGTTCGGTGCCTTCATTCCTCCCCCCGTCACGTAGTCGTCGCGGATACATGTCCATAGGTGCCTCCAAAACTCACGAAGTGGGATTGGTCTGAGCTATGAAAAAAGAACCATGTCATTAGCATGCTGGGAATGGATCAAAATTGTTCAACGGCCTCCCTTTAAGGTTTGAGCATACGATTCCATCCCCAAAACTGAAACCTAAGTACGCGATGCGGCTGAAAGGCGTTTGCTTTAGAGTAGGGTAGTGAGCGAATGCGAACAAAAGCGAGCGAATCGTAGGATAGCTAGCTCCTCAACCAAATCTATGCGTGCCTCCCGGCCCCAAAGAAGAATCTTTCAACCTCAAGCTGACCCTACTACACTCCTAACATGGGGACGCCATCTTCTACGTAGGCTCTGCTATTTCTTTACTCCCTTCATCTCTATCTTCGATCCCTCACTGTTACTCGCACCTATTGCATTGGCGACATTGTCACCAAGCCGCTGTTTAAAATTTCACGCCTCGGATTCCATTGCCCGATCATGTACACAGTACGAAGATCACTTATTTTAGGGAGAGgcacatttcttttttttttatttgcgaGGGAGAGGTACAGTTAAGCTTCGCAGATCATGCTATGTTATGTAGTGCCACAGATGAGTACGCCAAATCAACCATGTGGCGTGCAGGCATGCCATTAGCTCCATCTCATAATTCTCGGTACCATGAGAGATGAGAATGAGATGGAGCACGGCACAGCGCGTAACCGTACCGTCGGCGCCGAGCTAGCTCCTGGGTCCTCGCGACGCTAGCCGATGTTCACGCTGACGCCCTCCCTCGACGTGCGCTCCGGCTCCGCGGCCAAGCGAGCGATCGAGAGAGCAACACGACGAAAAAGCGTGAGGCGCGTTGGGCGCCCGGCGGGGCAGAGGCGGGGGTGGGGCGGCGGTCACCGCCAAGTTGGCGCCCGCGAATATTCCCCCCGCGCGTGGGGCCCACGCGACACCGCCGCCAACATCTCCCCGCGTCCCTCTCGCGGCGCTTCACCTCACCGCCCTTTCGCTCTCCGCCGGGCCGGAATATTCCCCTCGGCAAAGGCCACAAAGGCTGTTCGCAGCTCGCTGTCGATCGCCCATCACCGGCATATCCACACGCGCATTGGGCTGGTCGCTCTCGCGAGCTGCTAATTCCGTAGTGTTGATCACCTCGTCGTTGGGTGGTGGACTGGAGGTATATTCAGTGCTGTCGCTCTTGATCCCAggctccccggccgcggccgcgctccggctgccgccggcgccggggatgGACATGACAAATCTTCGAAGCAGCGATCGGGCAGCTTCTCTGGCCTACGACCGGAAGACACAGCGCGGCACGCACACATGCCAGCCCCGCGCCTGTCGGGGGCCGGCCTCCACGTGGCGCGCCGCAGCACATGCCGCATGACCTGTCCTGTCCCGCGCGCGCCCTCCGTCCCGATCTCTCAACTCTGAAGCCCAACAGAAAGAGATCGCGAATCGAACGGCGCGAGCGCAGGTCGCCCGATcggacggccgcggcggcgcggtgccgaCGACTCccccggggcggcggcgtccacaCGGCGCGGCCCGGTTGGGCGTCGTTGGCGTGCCGGGCTTGCCCCCCGGCACAAGGCTCCCCGAGATTCCACGCACATGACTAGCGAGCACGTACATGGCGATGATGATGGGGGCGAGGCGATGCCGGATGCGCTCTCCTCGCTTTCTTTCCCTATCTACAtattcctccctctctctgtcCCTGTCTTCTCATCACCGCCCCGGCCTTCGAACGCGCCACTCCTCGCACATTCCCGTCGGGAATCCACCTCGGGCTTCGCCGCAATCCTACGCTACCTCTCTCCGGCTCTCACCGCCCCCGAACACGCGCGCGCACCAGATTCACACCGCGCCGTGCGGCCGCTGCCTCTAGCTAgctgcaagcagcagcagccggtcgAGGCGGACGGGCGTGTTCGCGAGCTGCGAGGTAGCTAGTTGCAGCGCAAGCGTGCGGATCGCTgccgcgccgcggcgagcaGGCGAGCCAGCTGCTCCGCGATCGACAAgccggccgcgggcgcgggGAGCGAGGATCAGGCCGAGAGCGAGAGACAGGCCGCTCGGTCAGCATATTCGAGGGGATGGAGAGGGCGGggtacggcggcgcggcggcgatgggcggGGTGGTGCTGTCGCGGGATCCCAAGCCGCGGCTGCGGTGGACACCCGACCTGCACGAGCGCTTCGTCGAGGCCGTCACTAAGCTCGGCGGGCCCGACAGTGAGTACCCGCATGTCCTCTCAATTTGCTGCCTCCTTCCTGCACTAGTACAaagtacaaacaaacacacccaTAAGCTCGATGGAACAGTGGTGCTAAAAAGCAGCATGCATCCTCCAGCTTCGAATCATCTGCTCTGCGCTCTGGCTGTTTGGCTTAGTACGGGCATGCACAAGGATGCCAAGAACACTTATCTGACTGCATCCAAGCTACATGATAGTCATGCATGGTGTTCCTCTGATTAGCAGATTCACTGATCAGGGCTCCTAGTCGTGATCACAttgcaacttctttttcggAGGCTCTGACATCGTTTACCATTTGATTGCGCTGTGCGACGACAGAAGCGACGCCCAAGTCGGTGCTGAGGCTGATGGGAATGAAAGGGCTCACCTTGTACCACCTCAAGAGTCATCTCCAGGTACCATCTACTCCGATCTTCTTCTATGCAATTTCATGTGTAACTGTAAATGCTGTCCGTCGTCCACTTTATATCGCTTTGTCCGGTGCTGATTTGTGCTTGTTCACGACGATCCCTCTTGTCGCAGAAATACAGGCTTGGAAAGCAGAGCAAGAAAGATACAGGCTTGGAAGCCAGCAGAGGGGGTATGCACCTTGCAAATACCTATACTGAAAACTGAACtggtaaaatgaaaaaaagatgaagctttgTTCTCGAAATCTTAccacttttttctctctcttttcacaGCATTCGCAGCACAGGGCATCAATTTCTCCGCTCCAGTACCTCCTAGCATTCCATCTACGGCTGGTAACAATACGGGGTGAGTAGCAGACGAGCAGTCACCATCCTATTCTGCATGCTTCCTTTAACATCAGTAGAACTGAACTGTCGTCGCTGCCAAAACGCCATAATGTCTGAAGAACATGCATCTATCGTCTACCTCGAACAGCAATAATTCAAGGACAACAAACTAATTTGATTATATGCAGCAGTAGAATGAACTGTCACTGCCAAAACGCCATGATGATCATGAAGTGGGATAGAACAGATTAGCAGCATTTGTTGTTGGCAGGGCCTGAAACAAGATGCCAATTGATCCTACTATCTTCGTCCAAAACAAAGGATATAGGTCATACTATTAGTGATATAAATATACTTATTCTGCTCTGATAGAAGAGAAATATCTCCTTAACTTTTGAACACAGCGTCCTTACTCAAATAGTACTGGACTGTCAATGATTGGGCAGATGAAGTCAAACGAAAGAGACGTTGATGTGACAAGTTATAGGGGCCTATCAAAGCCTACTATTCAGGTGCTGATTACCAAGTTGCATAACTCATAAGAATTTAGAGTGTCATCACACTGGTTAATTGTTTTAAAAATAACCTAAAAATAATGATGACGACTTTGTCACTCAACTGATACAAATTATATGCTGGATCAGGATTCAGAATCGTTTTTTTATCATTGTCACTAAACTGATACAAGTAGCAATATCTAACTCAGGGGGCGGACTAATCATTTATTTAAAACAAATAATTAAAGTTTGCCCAAGCAAGCTGCATTCCGTACTGTCACTCTCTGAAATCTGAATTACTAGTTACGATTTTCCAAATAGTTTCCGTTATGAGCTTTTTTTATCACAGTTTTCATTGTCTTATTTCTGTTTGGCTTACCATTTCTGAACATGGATCAGAGAAATGCCACTTGCGGATGCACTTAAGTACCAAATTGAAGTCCAAAGGAAACTCCACGAGCAGCTTGAGGTGAGACTAAGTGACTAACAAACAATCTTCCCTACTACAACTTTTGCAGTCGCGGACACAAAATCTGACCTCTTACTTTGTTTTGCACATGCAGGTGCAGAAGAAGCTGCAAATGCGAATCGAGGCGCAAGGCAAATACCTGCACACAATTCTAGAGAAAGCCCAGAACAACCTGTCCTATGACGCAACAGGAGCTGCGAACCTGGAGGCAACCAGGTCGCAGCTGACAGACTTCAACCTCGCGCTCTCAGGTTTCATGGACAACGTGTCACAGGTGTGTGAGCAAAACAATGGCGAACTGGCGAAAGCCATGACCGAAGACAACCTCACAGTGAGCAATCTAGGCTTTCAACTGTACCATGGTGTTCACGACGGCGAGGATGTCAAGTGTACTCCAGATGAAGGATTGCTGCTTCTGGATCTGAACATCAGAGGAGGCTACGATCACCGGTCTGCGGCGGATTTGAagatgaaccagcacatgaggtgaaaagcaaaacaaaacaaaaaaaaaaactgtagaAGGACGACAACAATAGTTTAATCTAAGAGTTCCCCTTGTGGTGTGAGAAATTCTTTCAGCAATCCCGAGGATGCTTGTTTACAGCATTGGTCTAATGTAAAATTTGTGGCAAGAGACTCCGAATAAGCATAGCAATTGAGCTAATCTTATACGAGATCTGTGTAATTCATATGTATCTTGAATCGAAAGAGTTGCAATATGGGGTCGTGCTGCGTTTGCAGCAAGGtacttctctagtttcttggtctcATCATTTTGGGTGAGCAGGTAAAAGATTTAAGGCAAGCACAACTGCACAAGGCAATCTTAAACTGGACTGACCGAGCCAACCAACAGTTGGTTTCATCTTGAATTATAGCATGTCCTCAAGACAAAGTCTAGAACCACATCGATAACAATGTCTTTCCTAGGGTCCATCTATTCCGTAGAGTGATTCTGGGACAGGAACCACTTAGATTTACCCAATCAAAAACGCGAGTGAAACACAGATAGGCATCACCCAAAATTTATATCTGTTTGATCAATAACGAAGTACCAAAATAAAAGTCAGAAGACAATTAAGAATATAAAAAGAAATTGCGTgacaaattaatttaaaaaggaACAAAACAGAAATTTATAATGGAttacaaaaacaaaaaattggTGGAGCATTTGGAAATCCTTCAAATGCAAATGCAAATCGCCAAATggcaaaatttgaaaaaaaaaatactatcagaaaacaaattttttttatggatTACAAATAACAGAAATTTGGTGATGTATTCAAAGTCCCACAAGTGCAAATGCCAAAGGACAAAAGGCAAAATTACACCCAGAAACAATAAAATTGACAGTACAGTCCACACTGGAAATTAAAAATATCTGAACTGTGAGTACAATTATATTTTAAAATGTAAGTTaacaaaatttgaatcaaatAACAGAAAAATCAACTAAAGTTGACACATAAACTATAAAAAATGACAGTAATCTGAATGCTATTAGGATCACTAAATTGACTCTAACTATTGATATTAAAATTAGAAATAACACTAAATGGATATAGTCAGTAATTTTTAAATGACAAGATAATCATTTATAAATGTCACAAAATATATCCAACAATTACAGTCATATGGATGCGGTCAACATTGCACAATTTCACTGTAAGAAAATAAAAGCccaaaagattggatataaatgGACCGAAGTAAGTAATTTTGGAAGGAGAATAAAGGGCCAAACTCACCTCGCGATTGTTGCATAACTATCGAGACGCCCCTAATTCAAAGAAGAAAACAACATGGGCAGCAATTGAAATCAATAAGAGAAAAGCAAAATCACCGTGCGATTACATCAAAACTAATGGGAAGCTCCTAACTCGAACGAGGAAACAACATGGGCTGCAGTCGAAAATGATCAGGAAAACAACCAAAATAACCACAAAATTACTGCAAACATCATGGCGACGGCCGCGATCGAGTCGTCGTGTCGTGTGGCGCGTGTAGCTTGCAGTTAAGCTGCTCGTTCGTCATCAACGTTCAACGAGCAAACACGAGTAACGGATGGCAAATCAAGTGGCAAGTGCAGCACCTCGTTCGAAACCTCGAATTATTGCAATCGCAGGAGCTGTAAATCGGCTTCCCGGGCCATCCTGACAGGCGCGACCAGTGTGTGCTTGCTCCTCGAAGCATGTAGGCTACCTGTGTTCGTGTCCTCGATCGGGTGCAGACGCGCAGGTCCATCAAAGTTCATCACGGGTGCTTAAGTTCATACTGGTTGGAGATTCAGGATTCAGAGGAACTGCCGGATGCTGATCCTCGAAGGAAAGCGAGAAGAGAAACTGCCGGATGCTG is drawn from Panicum virgatum strain AP13 chromosome 1N, P.virgatum_v5, whole genome shotgun sequence and contains these coding sequences:
- the LOC120656921 gene encoding myb family transcription factor PHL11-like, whose product is MERAGYGGAAAMGGVVLSRDPKPRLRWTPDLHERFVEAVTKLGGPDKATPKSVLRLMGMKGLTLYHLKSHLQKYRLGKQSKKDTGLEASRGAFAAQGINFSAPVPPSIPSTAGNNTGEMPLADALKYQIEVQRKLHEQLEVQKKLQMRIEAQGKYLHTILEKAQNNLSYDATGAANLEATRSQLTDFNLALSGFMDNVSQVCEQNNGELAKAMTEDNLTVSNLGFQLYHGVHDGEDVKCTPDEGLLLLDLNIRGGYDHRSAADLKMNQHMR